A section of the Delphinus delphis chromosome 1, mDelDel1.2, whole genome shotgun sequence genome encodes:
- the PYGO2 gene encoding pygopus homolog 2 — MAASAPPPPDKLEGGGGPAPPPAPPSTGRKQGKAGLQMKSPEKKRRKSNTQGPAYSHLTEFAPPPTPMVDHLVASNPFEDDFGAPKVGGAAPPFLGSPVPFGGFRVQGGMAGQVPPGYGTGGGGGPQPLRRQPPPFPPNPMGPAFNMPPQGPGYPPPGNMNFPSQPFNQPLGQNFSPPGGQMMPGPVGGFGPMISPTMGQPPRGELGPPSLPQRFAQPGAPFGPSPLQRPGQGLPSLPPNTSPFPGPDPGFPGPGGEDGGKPLNPPAPTAFPQEPHSGSPAAAVNGNQPSFPPNSSGRGGGTPDANSLAPPGKTSAGSGPQPPPGLVYPCGACRSEVNDDQDAILCEASCQKWFHRECTGMTESAYGLLTTEASAVWACDLCLKTKEIQSVYIREGMGQLVAANDG, encoded by the exons ATGGCCGCCTCGGCGCCGCCCCCACCGGACAAGCTGGAGGGAGGTGGCGGCCCCGCACCGCCCCCTGCGCCACCCAGCACCGGGAGGAAGCAGGGCAAGGCCG GTCTGCAAATGAAGAGCCCAGAAAAGAAGCGAAGGAAGTCAAATACTCAG GGCCCTGCATACTCACATCTGACGGAGTTTGCGCCACCCCCGACTCCCATGGTTGATCACCTGGTCGCATCCAACCCTTTTGAGGATGACTTCGGAGCCCCTAAGGTGGGGGGTGCAGCCCCTCCATTCCTGGGCAGTCCTGTCCCCTTTGGGGGCTTCCGTGTACAGGGGGGCATGGCAGGCCAGGTACCCCCAGGCTATGGcactgggggtggaggaggcccCCAGCCTCTTCGTCGACAGCCCCCCCCTTTCCCTCCCAACCCCATGGGCCCTGCTTTCAACATGCCCCCACAGGGCCCTGGCTACCCTCCCCCAGGCAACATGAACTTTCCCAGCCAACCCTTCAACCAGCCTCTGGGTCAAAACTTTAGCCCGCCTGGTGGGCAGATGATGCCAGGCCCCGTGGGGGGATTTGGCCCCATGATCTCACCCACCATGGGACAGCCTCCCAGAGGGGAGCTGggccccccttctctccctcaacGCTTTGCCCAGCCAGGGGCACCTTTTGGTCCTTCTCCTCTCCAGAGACCTGGTCAGGGCCTCCCCAGCTTGCCCCCCAACACAAGTCCCTTCCCTGGTCCGGACCCTGGCTTTCCTGGCCCTGGTGGTGAGGATGGGGGGAAGCCCTTAAATCCACCTGCTCCCACTGCTTTTCCCCAGGAGCCCCACTCAGGCTCCCCGGCTGCTGCTGTTAATGGAAATCAGCCCAGTTTTCCCCCAAACAGcagtgggcggggtgggggcaccCCAGATGCCAATAGCCTGGCACCCCCTGGCAAGACAAGTGCGGGCTCAGggccccagcctcccccaggCCTGGTGTATCCATGTGGTGCCTGTCGGAGTGAGGTGAACGACGACCAAGATGCCATTCTGTGTGAGGCTTCCTGCCAGAAGTGGTTCCACCGCGAGTGCACGGGCATGACTGAGAGCGCCTATGGGTTGCTGACCACTGAGGCCTCTGCTGTCTGGGCCTGCGATCTCTGCCTCAAGACCAAGGAGATCCAGTCTGTCTACATCCGCGAGGGCATGGGGCAGCTGGTGGCTGCTAACGATGGGTGA